The following coding sequences are from one Gemmobacter sp. 24YEA27 window:
- a CDS encoding malonyl-CoA decarboxylase N-terminal domain-containing protein: MSRTGSASSRPSLLGDLFESLSERGRRFMGWRAGVRRDRLPPPDLTELGARLLSRRGEASGVVIARALLAAFEDAGPEGRLAFLRALADDFGPDPKAVQAALAALQQAPDAAGPMEALHSASEPRRQELLRRLNLAPGGTAALVRMREELIGHLRDQPELRRVDQDFAHLFGSWFNRASLACAVSTGTPRPVFLKRSSATRPCMRSATGTICATACSPATGAAMGFFTRS; encoded by the coding sequence ATGTCCAGAACCGGATCTGCTTCATCCCGCCCTTCGCTGCTGGGCGATCTGTTTGAGAGCCTGAGCGAACGTGGCCGGCGCTTTATGGGCTGGCGCGCAGGGGTCCGGCGCGACAGGCTCCCGCCCCCTGATCTGACGGAGCTGGGCGCGCGCCTCCTGTCGCGGCGCGGAGAGGCCTCGGGCGTGGTGATTGCGCGTGCCCTGCTGGCGGCTTTTGAGGATGCGGGGCCTGAGGGGCGGCTGGCCTTCCTTCGGGCACTGGCCGATGATTTCGGCCCCGACCCGAAGGCGGTGCAGGCCGCTCTGGCCGCCCTGCAACAGGCTCCCGACGCGGCCGGGCCGATGGAGGCACTGCACAGCGCCTCCGAGCCGCGCCGCCAGGAATTGCTGCGGCGCCTGAACCTTGCACCGGGCGGCACTGCGGCGCTGGTCAGGATGCGCGAGGAGCTCATCGGCCATCTGCGCGACCAGCCGGAGCTGCGGCGGGTCGACCAGGATTTCGCGCATCTCTTCGGGTCCTGGTTCAACCGGGCTTCCTTGGCCTGCGCCGTATCGACTGGAACACCCCGGCCAGTATTCTTGAAAAGATCATCCGCTACGAGGCCGTGCATGCGATCCGCAACTGGGACGATCTGCGCAACCGCCTGCAGCCCGGCGACCGGCGCTGCTATGGGTTTTTTCACCCGCAGCTGA